In Primulina eburnea isolate SZY01 chromosome 3, ASM2296580v1, whole genome shotgun sequence, one DNA window encodes the following:
- the LOC140828198 gene encoding probable proteasome inhibitor isoform X1: MATEQSLMAVIRAAHPSFRNPHDKAAFAVHASFVAAGYVLHDTGLSAFSDNALSSSSTDEVGVENWNAIEEHYAFLYSHPEKESKKVLMKCLVMNNSLMVDVLKDGDSELLHMEIDVGEYVEDNGGTNYASQFKNLGKLVTEVNKEILRKLDGSVTTSSSNQHSSSGTSLGDDRYNPMTGDHADPEDQHIYPPPSGFIVPPIPGSGSSDLFPGPGAGMYPTRGDFGGGSMLVGPNDPRFFGGRVGEPGLPGGLQGVPPGARFDPYGPPGVPGFETGRFVRNPRRPGRGTHPDLHHFPDGSDYI, from the exons ATGGCCACGGAACAGTCGTTGATGGCGGTGATACGGGCGGCGCATCCGTCGTTCCGTAACCCCCACGACAAGGCTGCCTTCGCCGTGCACGCATCCTTTGTTGCCGCCGGTTACGTTCTTCACGACACGGGCCTTTCCGCCTTCTCGGACAATGCCCTTTCCTCGTCCTCCACTG ACGAGGTAGGGGTAGAGAATTGGAACGCCATTGAAGAACATTATGCTTTTTTGTATTCCCATCCTGAGAAGGAGTCCAAGAAAGTTCTAATGAAGTGTCTTGTGATGAATAATAGTCTGATGGttgatgttttgaaggatggTGATTCTGAACTTCTTCATATGGAAATCGA TGTCGGAGAGTATGTGGAAGACAATGGAGGGACAAATTATGCTTCCCAGTTCAAGAATTTGGGGAAGCTGGTGACGGAAGTCAACAAAGAAATTTTACGTAAACTTGATGGTTCTGTGACCACAAGTTCATCTAATCAACATTCAAG TTCTGGTACAAGTTTGGGAGACGACAGGTATAATCCCATGACAGGAGATCATGCTGACCCTGAAGATCAACACATTTATCCTCCACCTTCAGG ATTTATCGTTCCTCCAATTCCTGGTTCTGGTTCCAGCGATCTCTTTCCTGGGCCTGGGGCTGGAATGTATCCCACCAG GGGTGATTTTGGCGGTGGAAGCATGCTAGTAG GTCCAAATGACCCAAGGTTCTTTGGAGGAAGAGTAGGGGAGCCTGGCTTGCCTGGAGGTCTACA GGGTGTGCCGCCTGGTGCTCGCTTTGACCCATATGGACCTCCTGGTGTGCCCGGTTTTGAGACGGGTCGGTTTGTGAG AAATCCCCGGAGGCCTGGGCGAGGAACGCATCCGGATCTGCACCACTTTCCTGATGGCTCAGACTATATCTAG
- the LOC140826190 gene encoding protein NRT1/ PTR FAMILY 5.6-like: MELEQKKKQESVGVDSEKWVYDSSFDRKGRVPLRVSTGEWKASLFIIAIEFSERLSYFGLAMSLITYLTKVIHQDLKTAARSVNYWTGVTALMPLVGGFIADAYLGRFSTIIASSVIYVVGLLLLTMSRVIPGLKPCDSGTCQEPRKIHEIFFFLGIYLISIGTGGHRPSLQSFGADQFDDDHPKERRKKMSFFNWWNFGLCAGLTLGVTVIVYIQYHVSWAAADIILTAAIVLSMVIFCLGRPFYRFQKPTGSPLTPMLQVLVAATLKRNLAHLSEPDQLYEVPKSDKTNGRLLFHTKNLKFLDKAAIIDETQDLAASKPNPWRLATVTNVEELKLITNMIPIWLTTLPFGICVAQTATFFIKQGATMNLEITQNFTIPPASMYALAAVGMLFSVVIYDRIIVPFSRKVTGNERGIDILQRIGIGMAFSVATMVAAALVERRRLNIVDKNPTKGSLSMSVFWLAPQFLIIGVGDAFALVGLQEYFYGQVPDSMRSLGIAFYLSVIGASSLVSSLLITLVDCITDKGGKSWFGKDLNSSRIDYFYWLLASITAGNLCIFTFFAMRYTYKNVIRTSPADVADRYKGDGIESVA; encoded by the exons atggaGTTGGAGCAAAAAAAGAAACAAGAATCCGTAGGAGTGGATTCCGAAAAATGGGTGTATGATTCTTCGTTCGATCGTAAAGGACGTGTACCTCTCCGGGTTTCCACCGGGGAGTGGAAGGCCTCCCTTTTCATTATAG CTATTGAGTTTAGCGAGAGGTTGAGTTATTTCGGACTCGCGATGAGTTTAATCACATATCTCACAAAGGTGATACATCAAGATTTAAAAACAGCAGCAAGGAGTGTTAATTACTGGACTGGTGTTACCGCATTGATGCCTTTAGTTGGTGGATTTATAGCTGATGCATACCTTGGACGTTTCTCCACCATTATAGCTTCATCAGTCATTTACGTTGTG GGCTTGCTTCTCTTGACAATGTCGAGAGTAATCCCGGGCTTGAAACCGTGTGACTCGGGAACTTGCCAAGAACCTCGAAAAATCCACGAGATTTTCTTCTTCCTGGGTATATACTTGATCTCAATTGGCACTGGAGGCCATAGACCATCTCTTCAGAGCTTTGGAGCAGACCAGTTTGATGATGATCACCCTAAGGAAAGGAGGAAGAAAATGTCCTTTTTCAATTGGTGGAATTTCGGGCTTTGTGCGGGACTGACTCTGGGTGTAACCGTGATTGTGTACATCCAATACCATGTTAGCTGGGCTGCAGCAGATATAATTCTTACAGCAGCGATTGTCTTGAGTATGGTGATATTTTGCCTAGGAAGGCCGTTTTATCGATTCCAAAAGCCCACAGGAAGTCCCTTAACACCGATGCTGCAGGTTCTTGTTGCAGCTACTTTAAAGAGAAATCTTGCGCATCTATCCGAACCGGATCAGCTATACGAGGTTCCTAAATCAGACAAGACTAATGGGAGGCTTCTTTTTCATACCAAGAATCTTAA GTTTCTCGATAAAGCTGCAATAATTGATGAAACTCAAGATTTAGCAGCAAGCAAACCAAATCCATGGAGACTTGCAACTGTGACAAACGTCGAAGAATTGAAGCTTATAACCAATATGATCCCCATTTGGCTCACCACGTTACCATTTGGTATCTGCGTAGCACAGACCGCGACATTTTTCATAAAACAAGGGGCAACTATGAACCTTGAAATCACCCAAAATTTCACAATCCCACCAGCTTCCATGTACGCTCTGGCAGCTGTTGGAATGTTGTTTTCTGTCGTAATCTACGATAGGATCATCGTTCCATTCTCGAGAAAAGTGACCGGAAATGAACGAGGCATTGATATTCTCCAAAGAATAGGTATTGGGATGGCATTCTCGGTCGCCACAATGGTAGCAGCAGCCTTGGTTGAGAGAAGGAGACTCAACATCGTGGATAAAAATCCAACGAAGGGATCACTTTCAATGAGTGTATTTTGGCTTGCACCACAGTTCTTAATCATCGGCGTGGGAGACGCCTTCGCACTTGTGGGACTACAAGAGTACTTCTACGGCCAAGTTCCGGATTCAATGAGAAGCTTAGGCATAGCTTTTTACCTTAGTGTAATTGGTGCTTCAAGCTTAGTTAGCAGCCTTTTGATCACATTAGTGGATTGCATAACCGATAAGGGAGGCAAGAGTTGGTTCGGTAAGGATTTAAATAGTAGCCGGATCGACTATTTTTACTGGTTGTTGGCTTCTATTACAGCAGGAAACCTTTGCATCTTCACGTTTTTTGCGATGCGCTATACGTACAAGAATGTAATTAGGACATCACCCGCGGATGTTGCCGATCGGTATAAAGGAGATGGTATAGAATCTGTAGCTTAA
- the LOC140826191 gene encoding protein NRT1/ PTR FAMILY 5.6-like: MELEQINKQESVTVDSEKWVCDSSFDSKGRVPLRASTGAWKASLFIIGIEFSERLSYFGLATSLIIYLTKVMQQDLKTAAKSVNYWSGVTTMIPLLGGFVADAYLGRFSTVLASSIIYVVGLFILTMSRVIPSLKPCDSATCQEPRKIHEIFFFLAMYLISIGTGGHKPSLESFGADQFDDDHPEERRKKMSFFNWWNFGLCSGLILGVTVIVYVQDHVSWAAADIILTAVMLFSILIFCLGRPFYRFRKPTGSPLKPMLQVLVAAILKRNLVYPPPDQLYEVPKSDKTNGRLLFHTKNLEFLDKAAIIDETQDLAANKPNPWRLVTVTNVEELKLLINMIPIWLTTLPFGICVAQASTFFIKQGTTLNLKIIHDFKIPPASIYALAAIGMIVSVVVYDKILVPFLRKVSGNERGINILQRIGIGMVFSVATMVVAALVERKRLNIVEKNPLKGSLSMNVFWLAPQFLIIGMGDGFALVGLQEYFYDQVPDSMRSLGIAFYLSVLGAANFLSSLLITLVDRVTDKGGKSWFGKDLNTSRLDYFYWLLAGITAGNLCIFTFVAMRYSYKNVRTSTVAVADCYEGDDIESVS, from the exons ATGGAGTTGGAGcaaataaataaacaagaatctGTAACTGTGGATTCCGAAAAATGGGTGTGTGATTCTTCGTTTGATAGTAAAGGACGAGTACCGCTCCGGGCATCCACCGGTGCATGGAAGGCATCCCTTTTTATTATAG GCATTGAGTTTAGCGAGAGGTTGAGTTATTTCGGACTCGCGACGAGTTTAATCATATATCTTACTAAGGTGATGCAGCAAGATCTGAAAACAGCTGCAAAGAGTGTTAATTACTGGTCTGGTGTTACCACTATGATACCGCTATTGGGGGGGTTTGTGGCCGATGCATACCTTGGTCGTTTCTCCACCGTTCTAGCTTCATCTATCATTTATGTTGTG GGGTTGTTTATCTTGACAATGTCGAGGGTAATCCCGAGCTTGAAACCGTGTGACTCGGCAACGTGCCAAGAACCTCGAAAAATCCACGAGATTTTCTTCTTCCTTGCAATGTACTTGATCTCAATAGGCACTGGGGGCCACAAGCCATCTCTCGAGAGCTTTGGAGCCGACCAGTTTGATGATGATCACCCTGAAGAAAGGAGAAAGAAAATGTCCTTTTTCAATTGGTGGAATTTCGGGCTTTGTTCCGGACTAATACTTGGCGTAACCGTGATCGTGTACGTCCAAGACCATGTTAGCTGGGCTGCAGCAGATATCATTCTTACTGCAGTGATGCTCtttagtatattgatattttgCCTAGGAAGGCCGTTTTATCGATTCCGAAAGCCTACCGGGAGTCCCTTAAAGCCTATGCTGCAGGTTCTTGTGGCAGCTATTTTGAAGAGAAATCTAGTGTATCCACCACCCGATCAACTATACGAGGTTCCTAAATCAGACAAGACTAATGGGAGGCTTCTTTTCCATACCAAGAATCTTGA GTTTCTCGACAAAGCTGCAATAATCGATGAAACTCAAGATTTAGCAGCAAACAAACCAAATCCATGGAGACTTGTAACTGTGACCAACGTCGAGGAATTGAAGCTTCTAATCAACATGATCCCGATTTGGCTCACCACTTTACCGTTTGGTATCTGTGTAGCACAGGCCTCCACATTCTTCATAAAACAAGGCACAACTCTGAACCTTAAAATCATCCACGATTTCAAAATCCCACCAGCTTCCATATACGCACTGGCCGCCATTGGAATGATTGTTTCTGTTGTTGTCTACGACAAAATCCTCGTCCCCTTCTTGAGAAAAGTGAGTGGAAATGAACGAGGCATCAATATTCTACAAAGAATCGGTATTGGGATGGTTTTCTCAGTCGCGACAATGGTAGTCGCAGCCTTAGTTGAGAGAAAGAGACTCAACATCGTGGAGAAAAATCCATTGAAGGGATCACTTTCAATGAACGTATTTTGGCTTGCACCGCAGTTTTTAATCATCGGTATGGGGGATGGTTTCGCACTTGTGGGGCTGCAAGAGTACTTCTATGACCAAGTTCCGGATTCAATGAGAAGCTTAGGCATAGCTTTTTACCTTAGTGTACTTGGTGCTGCAAACTTTCTTAGCAGCCTTTTGATCACACTAGTGGATCGCGTAACGGATAAGGGAGGCAAGAGTTGGTTCGGGAAGGATTTAAATACCAGCCGGCTCGACTATTTTTACTGGTTATTGGCTGGTATTACAGCAGGAAACCTGTGCATCTTCACGTTTGTTGCGATGCGTTATTCGTACAAGAATGTGAGAACATCTACAGTGGCTGTTGCTGATTGTTATGAAGGAGATGATATAGAATCTGTATCTTAA
- the LOC140828198 gene encoding probable proteasome inhibitor isoform X2, whose translation MATEQSLMAVIRAAHPSFRNPHDKAAFAVHASFVAAGYVLHDTGLSAFSDNALSSSSTDEVGVENWNAIEEHYAFLYSHPEKESKKVLMKCLVMNNSLMVDVLKDGDSELLHMEIDVGEYVEDNGGTNYASQFKNLGKLVTEVNKEILRKLDGSVTTSSSNQHSSLGDDRYNPMTGDHADPEDQHIYPPPSGFIVPPIPGSGSSDLFPGPGAGMYPTRGDFGGGSMLVGPNDPRFFGGRVGEPGLPGGLQGVPPGARFDPYGPPGVPGFETGRFVRNPRRPGRGTHPDLHHFPDGSDYI comes from the exons ATGGCCACGGAACAGTCGTTGATGGCGGTGATACGGGCGGCGCATCCGTCGTTCCGTAACCCCCACGACAAGGCTGCCTTCGCCGTGCACGCATCCTTTGTTGCCGCCGGTTACGTTCTTCACGACACGGGCCTTTCCGCCTTCTCGGACAATGCCCTTTCCTCGTCCTCCACTG ACGAGGTAGGGGTAGAGAATTGGAACGCCATTGAAGAACATTATGCTTTTTTGTATTCCCATCCTGAGAAGGAGTCCAAGAAAGTTCTAATGAAGTGTCTTGTGATGAATAATAGTCTGATGGttgatgttttgaaggatggTGATTCTGAACTTCTTCATATGGAAATCGA TGTCGGAGAGTATGTGGAAGACAATGGAGGGACAAATTATGCTTCCCAGTTCAAGAATTTGGGGAAGCTGGTGACGGAAGTCAACAAAGAAATTTTACGTAAACTTGATGGTTCTGTGACCACAAGTTCATCTAATCAACATTCAAG TTTGGGAGACGACAGGTATAATCCCATGACAGGAGATCATGCTGACCCTGAAGATCAACACATTTATCCTCCACCTTCAGG ATTTATCGTTCCTCCAATTCCTGGTTCTGGTTCCAGCGATCTCTTTCCTGGGCCTGGGGCTGGAATGTATCCCACCAG GGGTGATTTTGGCGGTGGAAGCATGCTAGTAG GTCCAAATGACCCAAGGTTCTTTGGAGGAAGAGTAGGGGAGCCTGGCTTGCCTGGAGGTCTACA GGGTGTGCCGCCTGGTGCTCGCTTTGACCCATATGGACCTCCTGGTGTGCCCGGTTTTGAGACGGGTCGGTTTGTGAG AAATCCCCGGAGGCCTGGGCGAGGAACGCATCCGGATCTGCACCACTTTCCTGATGGCTCAGACTATATCTAG